TGCTGCCGCTCTACTACCGGCTGCAGCTGACCTCGATCTACCACTACCTGGGCCAGCGCCTGGGCCCGCGCAGCTACCAGACCGGCGCCGGCTTCTTCATCCTGTCGCGCACCCTGGGCGCGACCGCGCGCCTGTACCTGGTCGTGAAGATCCTGCAGGAAGCGATCCTGGACAGCTTCGGCCTGCCCTTCTGGGTCACCGCGCTGGTGATCCTGCTGATGATCCTGGCCTACACCTACGAAGGCGGGGTCAAGACCATCGTCTGGACCGACACCCTGCAGACCAGCGGCATGCTGCTGGGCCTGGTGGTCTGTGTGGCCTATCTGCTGCAGGCGCTGGACCTGGGGCTGGGCCAGAGCCTGGTCAGGTTGAACGAGACCGGCCTGTCCCAGGTCTTCGTCGGCGACCCGATGAGCAAGAGCTTCTGGGCCAAGCAGATCCTGGCCGGCATGTTCATCGCGATCGCGATGACCGGCATGGACCAGGAGATGATGCAGAAGAACATCTCGGTCAAGCGCCTGGCCGATTCACAGAAGAACGTGATGGTGCTGGCCACCATCATGCTGGGTGTGGTGCTGCTGTTCCTGTTCCTGGGCGGCCTCTTGCACCTGTTCGCGGCCCAGCAGGGCCTGGCGGCCCGGGGCGACGACCTGTTCGCCGCGGTGGTGCTGAACCACCTGCCGGCCTGGGTGCAGCTGGTCTTCATCATCGCGCTGATCTCGGCTCTGTTCCCCAGCGCCGATGGCGCGATCACCGCGCTGACCTCCAGCTTCTGTATCGACCTGCTGGGCCTGCAGCGCCGCCAGGACTGGAGCGAGGCGAAGAAGCTGGCGGTGCGCAAGCGCGTGCACCTGGCCTTCGCAGCTCTGTTCCTCTTGCTGGTGATGGTGTTCAAGTGGATCAACGACCCCAGCATGATCGGCCTGATCCTGAAGCTGGCCGGCTATACCTACGGGCCGCTCTTGGGCCTGTTCGCCTTCGGCATGCTGACCCGGCGCGCGGTGCGCGATGCCTGGGTACCAGCGGTGGCCATCGCCGCGCCGCTGCTGTGCTGGCTGGTCGACAGCCGGCAGGCCAGCCTGTTCGGCCATTACGGCATCGGGCTGGAGCTGCTGCTGCTCAATGGGCTGCTGACCTTCGCGGGCCTGTGGCTGGTCTCCGCCCCGGCACCGGGCGAGCAGCGAACATGAAGCCCTGAGTCCCGGCACGGGACGGCGCGCGGGGCTTTGGGCACAATCGCCGCTCCTCGCTGTCATCGCCCCCTGCCCGCATGACCCTGACCCGATTGATCGCCGGCTTCGTGCGCCAGCATTGGCCCGCCTATGCCGCCTCCGCCCTGATGCTGGCCGGCATCGCGGTATTGACCGTCTGGATCCCGCGCCAGGTCGGCGCGGTGGTGGACGGCATGGTGGCCGGCCGGCTGCAGAGCGGCGGCCTGCTGAACGAGCTGGGCCTGCTGCTGGCCGCCGGCGCGGCGATCTACCTGATGCGGGTGGGCTGGCGCATCGCGCTGTTCGGTGCGGCCTACAAGCTGGGCCGCCAGCTGCGCATCCGGCTCTATGAACGCCTGACCCTGCAGGGCCCGACCTTCTTCCAGGCCAAGCGCACCGGCGACCTGATGGCCCTGGCCACCAACGATGTCGACGCGGTCGAACTGGCCGCCGGCGAGGCCCTGCTCGCGGCCTTCGACGGCACGCTGACCCTGGTGCTGGTGCTGGCGATGATGACGGTGGGCGTGGACTGGCGCCTGGGCCTGGCAGCGCTGCTGCCCTTCCCGCTGATGGCGCTGGCCTTCTGGCGCATCTCCGAACATGTGCACCAGGCCTGGAAGAGCTCGCTGGACCGCTTCTCGCTGATGAACCAGCATGTGCAGGAGGGCATGAGCAGCGTGCGCACCCTGCGCGCGCTGGGCCTGACGCCGCGCAATGCCCAGCAGCTCCATGCGCTGGCCGACAGCGCCGGCGAGGCCAGCTACCGCGCGCAGCGCTGGGAGGCGGCCTATGAGCCGGCGGTGGGCATGACCCTGACCGCCGCGATGGTGATCGCGCTGGGCCTGGGCGGCTGGCTGGTGGCGCAGCAGGAGCTGACGATCGGCCAGCTGACCTCGTTCACGATGTACCTGGGCCAGCTGATCTGGCCGATGTTCGCGGCCGGCTGGGTCTTGTCCCTGCTGGAACGCGGCCGCGCCGCCTGGGGCCGGCTCGCGCCGGTGCTGGAGGCGCCGCTGACCCTGGACGATCGCGGCGGCCAGGCCGCGCTGCCGGCGCGCGCCGCGATCGCCTTCGAGCGGGTCGGCTTCGCCTATCCGGCCCAGGCCCCCACCGAGGAGCAGGAGCCGCCGGCGGCGAGCGCTGCGCGCCCCGCGCTCGAGGAGGTGGAGCTGAGCCTGGCGCCCGGCCAGACCCTGGGCCTGGTGGGCCCGACCGGCGCCGGCAAGTCCACCCTGCTGCGCCTGCTGCTGCGCCAGTTCGAGCCGGACGCCGGCCGCATCACGCTCGGGGGCCAGGCCTTGCCCGACTACAGCCTGGCCGCGCTGCGCGGCGGCATCGCCTGGGTGCCGCAGGAGCCCTTCCTGTTCTCCGCCTCGATCGCCGACAACATCGCGCTGGCCCGGCCCGGCGCGACGCGCGAGCAGGTCGAATGGGCCGCCGGCCTGGCCGCGGTGCACGAGGATGTGCGGCGCCTGCCGCAGGGTTACGACACCCTGGTCGGCGAGCGCGGCGTGACCCTGTCCGGCGGCCAGCGCCAGCGCGTCGCGATCGCCCGCGCCCTGCTCAGCGACGCCCCGATCCTGCTGCTCGACGATGCGCTGTCGGCGGTGGACACCGGCACCGAGACCCAGATCCTCGAGCATCTGCGCGAGCTGCGTGCCCAGCGCCCGGAGCGCTGCGTGATCATCGTCAGCCACCGCCTCTCGGCGGTGATGGAGGCCGACCAGATCGCGGTGCTGCGCAAGGGCCGCATCACCGAACGCGGCAGCCACGACGAGCTGCTGACCGCGGACGGCTGGTATGCCACCCAATGGCGCTACCAACAACTGGAGGCCAGCCTCGATGCGGCT
This genomic stretch from Roseateles sp. DAIF2 harbors:
- a CDS encoding sodium:solute symporter produces the protein MSPLLLLTVVLAYFALLLGVAWWSSRAADNQSFFIGNRNSNWGLVAFGMVGTSLSGVTFISVPGQVGASAFGYFQIVLGQFLGYAVIAFVLLPLYYRLQLTSIYHYLGQRLGPRSYQTGAGFFILSRTLGATARLYLVVKILQEAILDSFGLPFWVTALVILLMILAYTYEGGVKTIVWTDTLQTSGMLLGLVVCVAYLLQALDLGLGQSLVRLNETGLSQVFVGDPMSKSFWAKQILAGMFIAIAMTGMDQEMMQKNISVKRLADSQKNVMVLATIMLGVVLLFLFLGGLLHLFAAQQGLAARGDDLFAAVVLNHLPAWVQLVFIIALISALFPSADGAITALTSSFCIDLLGLQRRQDWSEAKKLAVRKRVHLAFAALFLLLVMVFKWINDPSMIGLILKLAGYTYGPLLGLFAFGMLTRRAVRDAWVPAVAIAAPLLCWLVDSRQASLFGHYGIGLELLLLNGLLTFAGLWLVSAPAPGEQRT
- a CDS encoding ABC transporter ATP-binding protein, giving the protein MTLTRLIAGFVRQHWPAYAASALMLAGIAVLTVWIPRQVGAVVDGMVAGRLQSGGLLNELGLLLAAGAAIYLMRVGWRIALFGAAYKLGRQLRIRLYERLTLQGPTFFQAKRTGDLMALATNDVDAVELAAGEALLAAFDGTLTLVLVLAMMTVGVDWRLGLAALLPFPLMALAFWRISEHVHQAWKSSLDRFSLMNQHVQEGMSSVRTLRALGLTPRNAQQLHALADSAGEASYRAQRWEAAYEPAVGMTLTAAMVIALGLGGWLVAQQELTIGQLTSFTMYLGQLIWPMFAAGWVLSLLERGRAAWGRLAPVLEAPLTLDDRGGQAALPARAAIAFERVGFAYPAQAPTEEQEPPAASAARPALEEVELSLAPGQTLGLVGPTGAGKSTLLRLLLRQFEPDAGRITLGGQALPDYSLAALRGGIAWVPQEPFLFSASIADNIALARPGATREQVEWAAGLAAVHEDVRRLPQGYDTLVGERGVTLSGGQRQRVAIARALLSDAPILLLDDALSAVDTGTETQILEHLRELRAQRPERCVIIVSHRLSAVMEADQIAVLRKGRITERGSHDELLTADGWYATQWRYQQLEASLDAA